The genomic stretch ATTATAATGATTGTCTTTGCTTTGTCCCTTTTACTAATGCAAAGCTGTAGATAATTCATTTCCCACACAGGTTAGATAAAATATGTTTAcacttgaaattttctaaaatttgtaacATATGGAAATTGAAATGCCTAAAAGAGACAGTCTCTATTTCTCACCCGGTTCCAAAAATGTCTTAGAAATGACCTAAACTATAATAGGACCTTACCAAAATTAGTAATCATGATTGCTACTTTTTCATATATGGTGTTCAAAATCATGATGATGATAAAGCTGATGAGGGAAGCAGTGATAGACGTGGCCGTCTGTGGAGTAAGGTACTTCTGGATTGGATCTGTCCCATTAAAGTTCTTGGGAAGTTTTGCAGAAAATACAATGAACACTGAGAGCCTGTAGACAATGATCCCAATAACTGAGGCGATGATCAATAGGATCTGGAAGCACAATAAAGACAGCACTTCACTAATAGCACTATTACTTCACTAATAGtgtttttacacttaaaaattaaccTCATGCTCAAATGGACAAGGTGCACGTGTGAAGTGATGGGATATCCTAAAGTGATATTCTTTAGGATATGCATTCAAGTTTTTGCTCAGTTGTAATCCATGAAGGGGATAGGTTTCCTTCCAGCAGAGAACAGATCACCTGGTTCAAGGGTCAGCAGGTGCTACCTGTTGTCTTGGTCACCTGCAGGAGGTGAGATTCTGAACAGGACGGGGAGCCTGCAGAGGTGCCCTGAGGAAACGTGGAAATGGCCACAGGTATCTGCTGATGAAAGCTTCACACATGTCTCCCCTTGGATCTTAAGATCTGAAACTGGCAGTTATTCCTACCTGCTTTTGCACAAGATTCATTTCACTCATCTGTTGTTTTTGACTGCATAGACCAGTGTCAGTGAGGGGGTCTGAAGCACGGTTTGTACACGGTTGGTAGGATGTCACTTCCTCCCTAGGCACGTTTTCTCCGGCCACTGGGTAATGCACATTAAAGGTTCCGTGTTTAAACTGTTTTCCCTACATCTACTTTCTTGGACTTACTCCAAAGCATGTACTCGATGTGTCTGACTGCTTGTGAAGACTGTTACCAGAGacaaaagctataaaaaatgtgaatttcagggCCAAGTAAAACCTGCCCTGTTGTTTCCAGCAACACAGAGAGGCTGGTTTTCACCTGTGGAGAGCAGTAAAGGGAGTGATTAACAGGCAGGGTCCTGGAACCAGGTTCCTGCATTCGAATCCCAGATATGCCTCTAGTTGTGGGGCCTCgtgcaaatcacttaacctttgGGACTTCAACTTCTTTGCCCACGTAATGAAGGATCCTAATGGGAACTAACTTAcaggactgttgtgaggatttaatgaaTTACTCCAGGTAAAAACACTTAGAACACGAAGCCCAGGCAAACGAAAAGTACTATATTACATGTGAGCTGTGGTTATGGAGGCTGAAGTGTTAACAAgatgtttttcttacttttaaagtttGTACAGAAGGCATTATATTTCCCCCAATAATTTTGCTCATTATCTCCTTTCTTACAGTTAGGGTTTAATGCTTGTGAAAGGAATGACATGTTTATGTGTGTGAGTATATGTGAAAATTCGCCAAGGCTGAAGAAAATGTATTAGAGAAGGTATATCCAGTCTTCCTCTCTGAGAACAACAAATGCGGgccatttaaagtgtatatattttactttatcttttgagagagagagagagagaaagagagagagagagagagggagggagggagggagagagagaatgccaagcaggttccattctgagcacggagcctgacatggggctccatcccatgaccctgggatcatgacctgagttgaaattaacATTGGCTGCTCAACCAAtggaaccactcaggtgcccctaaatggtacatatttaaaaaatatatatctccatcagggtgcctgggtggctcagtcggttaagcgtctgactcctgactttggcacaggtcatgatgtcacggtttgtgggtttaagccctgcatcggggtctgtgcggacagtgcggagcctgcttgagattctcttcctctctctctctctctctctctcgctctctctcaaaaaaaaaaaaaattaaaaaaaattaaaatatctccataataatttttaaattattatttataatggctgagatttttaattttactattcaactcagcacatatttttaaaatcctcaacagccctgtgaggtaagTAGTATTGTatcttttacaaagaaaaagagacacagagaataaGACTTTGACCCAAATTAAGCAACTAATAAGTGAAAAGAACTGAGTTACTCCAAGACTCTGGAGTCACACTGAACTCTACACGGCACTGCTTCCTACATGGTTTATGAAATGAATTCTCATTCTTTTCAGAGCTTTTATAAACTTGGCATGTTTTCATACTTCTTCAGGGTACTTGACAGGTTCAGTATTTCTTCATAGAAGGAAGTCCTTATGAATCTTCATTCTTAAGTTCCTCACGAATCTTTCCGGCTATAACTTCAATATATGCTTATTAGGGAATATTTGAAATTACTCTATACTGGACACTGGTTGTGTCTGCTGCCCTGAATCTGTTCCCAGATTTACAAGCAGACCCAGATTGTGCTTTGAGAGAATAATCTCTCCTCCATTTTCAGTCCTATGGCTTGGGCTGGATTGACCCCCTCCTCCCCTAGGGTTTACAGGTAGATCCTGATTGGTTTGAGGCAAATAGGTGTCTCATCCTATTGGCCTCAGCCAATGATTCAAGGATTGAgaaatatcttaataaaattcAGTGAGATGTGAGGAGAGATCTGCTAGTGTCCATGGGAAAAAGAAGCTTGCTTGTCAATAAAGGAAGCTGCTAACAGAGACCTATCTTGTTTTGAATGGAATGTGAGATCTGGAATCTTGCAGCCATTTTGAGACTATAAGGTAGTGCCTACACCCACCAAGCCAGGAGACCAGTGAACAGAGAATAATGACAGAACAAAACACAGCCCTTGATGTCATCTGGGCTGCAGTATCTATCCTTAATGGAAGTCATACCTCAGACCCGAGATTTTTAGTTACAGGAACCATTTATTGGTTCATTTTGTTGTCATCATTGTTGTTTATACCAACTGGAGATTGATTTTCTGTCACCTATAATTGAAAGACTCCtaactataggggcacctgggtggctcagctggttaagcaccggactcttgatcttggttggcccaggtcatgatctcagttttgtgagttcgagcctcacattgggctctgtgctgacagtgtggaatctgcttgggattctctctctctgcccctcccacacactcattctatctcaaaataaacattaaaaaatttttttaaataaaggaaaaaacagaaaaatgtatcTACTAACTATATACAGGCATAATTCCTTCAGAACTATGCACtgtttgcatattaaaaaatattttatctattttccttAAACCTATCATAACTAACATTTTCACATGTCGTCAAATATTTTCATGGACATACTTTCTTATGGCCGCACTATATTCTACTGTATGAAGGATTAGAAGTAGAGTATTTTGGCtcagattttatatatacacagtaaaaccttggtctgAGAGCATAGTTTGTTCCAGAAACGTGCCTGTAATtcaaagcacttgcatatcaaagcgaatttcaagaaccattggctcagttgtgatcatgtgatgtctGGCATCACGTTCTACTCATAATGCAAGATATccctcgtttatcaagttaaaattagaaatgtatgttcatcttgtggaacacttgcagaacaagttattcGCAGTCCAGGATTTTACTggataataatgtatataaataaatatatatattatatatttgtaataaatcTGTATGTAACTAATCTTTACTAACTTTTACCATTTTGAAAGAGTTcctgattaaaaatttttacatgctGAATTGTGGATTAAAGCACATGAATATTTTTGACTCTTGATACTTACTGTCATACTGCTAAGAAGGCCAGAAGCAGCTTAAAATTTTCATAGCTTAGGTATGAGAGCAGCTGATGACTGCACTTCATCCTCACAAACACTGAGCCTTATCACCTGATAGGTGAAACACTGTATCTCATTTTAGTGTGCACTGATTCAATTAGGATTGAGGCTTGACAGTTGCCagggtgttttttcttttgtgaaaggGTATTCATGTTCTCTGCCTCCTTGGCTCTTGAGATCTTTGGTGTTACAAGTGATCTGGACTTTTTATGTATTGAATGTAGTAAACCTTTGCCCTATTGGTTAACAAAAAtgtcttctgttgttttaagcttagGACGCTTCTGATGTGTGGAaatctttaaaggttttttttttttttttttaacgtttatttatttatttgagagagagagagcgagtgcaagtgggagagaggcagagagagagggagagaatcagaagcaggctgttggcacagtgcctgatgtggggctcaaactcatggaccgtgagatcatgacctgagccaaaataggatgcttaactgactgagccaccaaggtgcctggATGTGtggaaatctttaaatattttcctctgaAACTTCTTCCATTGCTGTCATGTTTAGAAAGTCTTTTTATATCTAGAGATTACATATTCACcaatatttatttctagtttatggTGTTACCTTTTGATTGTTTCTGGaattacaatatatgttaatagtatggtttccatctttctctcccAAGTAGCTAACAAGTGTTCCgtcaccatttattaaataatctttacTTATCCCACTGATTTATAATGCCTCCCTTCTTGTGTATTGTTAATGATAGGAGGTCCCATATCTGGGCTTCATGTCCTATTTtctaatttggctatttttgagcCAATAAAATTCTCGATATATTACTAATTATTATATTACTAATATGactttattaataataaaccccaaattaatttcaaaagtcCTGATAATCTAGGtatattatctttttatctaCAATAATTTGTTTAAGTCTTCTTTTGTATCTTTCAGTAGTTTTTACGTTTTTTCTGATAATTCCTATTATCCTTTTAAGGCTATtcctagacattttattttagctattactgtcagaaaattttagaattcttaatGCCTCCCATTTGGTCTCTTCAccagaaaatggaaaatccagAACCATTGATCTGATCTAAACAGATGAGGTGGAAGGAACTGAAAGAACCACTGTGAGCAGATAGATATTGAGAGTTGTTCCACATGGTGGCTGAGTGGTTCTCTGGAAACACTTCTCTCTATCAGACTACCAGTTTCCAGTACACCTTCAGTTTCCAGGatatttaaaattagatattAAAAAGGCTGTGACTGATTTACCCAGAATAAGACAGCACTTGCACAGAGAGTTATACGGATACATTTTCCCCAGGTAGTGAAGGGCACACGCTCTTCTtcctaaaaaaaatgtatccGTATAACTCTCTGTGCAAGTGTTTAGTTTATAAAATCAAAGGTATACTCTGGTGAAATGATTTTTGTCCTGATTGGTCTCTAAATCCTAAgcttaatttttgtaaaaattagttTTCAAACAGCCTCCTTACTCATAACTGcatttggttgttgttgttgatttcaaacatacacataaCAAGTACGTGctcatttttaatggtttttgaaAATGTGAGCATGAACAATGAACCGTTTGTCTGCTGTGATCTCAGCTCAGGAGTCTATCTGACAACGCTAAGCTGTAAACTACATTCCTGAGCTTGTCTCAGATTCTAGAAATGGTggcaatgacagcacagagcccacgcaggACAGTGAGTTCCACGGGTATCTGCAAATACTAGGTACCTACTATGTGTTTCTTGGTTGAGCTTTATATGTCGATTTGGCATAGCtatgaattttaagagtttcCATAACtcataagaatatatttaatttttaagactgGAGATTAGTACTTCTCAAGATTTACCTGGATTGTAAGAGTAGCTATAGTATAATAGTACCCACAAATACTTACATTTACTCTAGGCCAGTACTATTCTAAGTAGGTTCTGCACATTAACTCAATTAATCCTAACCACAACCGTGTGAGGAAGCAACTCTAtcaatcccattttatagaggaagctatggcacagagaagttaaataatttgttgaAGATCATTCGGCTAGTAAGTTGCTGTTTAGATTTGCAGTCTCATTCCTAAGACTTCATTACCACACTACAGCCTAATTGAGTATGCATTAGCAATGaaagtaaaatgaggaaaaaagataaagaaaaatgaaccttcatctttaattttttaacaagctACGTTTCAACGGAAATTTAACTTATTCGTTGGCaattttaaattaccaaattGTCTTTCTTCAGCACCTTTTCTGTTGCCAATATTATAAGCTTTTTCTACCCTAGTATTTAAAAGGTGTTTCAACATCTAATTTTATGTAAGTTTCTGCCTTCATTTCTGAATGTGCTGTCCTTCAACAGCACATGGTTTGACCCTATCCTCTTCCATAGTAAACAGtgagaaatatacaaaatggGAATCGCTGGAAGCTTGTTACGTTGTAAAAGACAAACGTCACCTTCTGTTGATAACtgaacctcattttttttccatttatgaaaTGAGGAGGTTGAACTGCTCCCTCCAGTCCCTTTTAGTGTCGGCATTCTGTAAATCTCTGATTCAATTTATAAAATCTATACTTGGGGACATTTTCAGATGCTCttgttaaaagtattttctttccaaGAATTATTTGTACTCAGAACTGACTGTCCTTATGCTGATGACTGCAAGAACAATCAGCTCTAAATTTTCTGTGTTGATGGAAAAGAGCACTAATGCAGATGACTCAAAAATTATCTTTCACTGGCTTTGGAATGTTTCTACCGAGAGGTagagctttgttttatttttatttctatttttgcagTAGCAGAAGGAATTTACCTTTCCAATTATATAAAATGCCTAGCACAGGCCTAAACACAGTTGGACTTCAACAActgtttcccttcttcctctagTCTTTCTACAACTTGAGGATGACAGCCGCACAGTCTCGCGTGCGTCCCAACCAGAAGGTGGAGCAGTGGCTGAGGCTTTAGTGCAGCACAAAGGGTGGCTGGTCTAGGATGAAAAAGGGGCTGTAATAATGAAGGCGCATGTGAAAAATTGAGAATCAACCACAAAATCCAATGCATCCTTCCCTATACAATGAGCTCATGgagtctgatttttctttcctgcattttttaccggaatgaaagaaaggacacaaACCAATGCatcttttcttctacattttaagTCAGGGTCtaattttttccccccacttttacTTTAGATTAGGTCAATAAAACCTAATCTAGTAGGTGATACTacgatttaaaagaaaaacaaggggcgcctgggtggcttggtcggttaagcgtccgacttcggctcaggtcatgatctcacggtccgtgagttcgagccccgcgtccggctctgtgctgacagctcagagcctggagcctgtttcagattctgtgtctccctctctctctgcccctcccctgttcatgctctctctctgtctcaaaaataaataaacattaaaaaaaaaaaattaaaaaaaataaaataaaataaaagggaaaaacaagttacttttttttttttttttaaagatgatgttGATAATTTACTCAACTTGTGAAAACAGACTATAGCCACGGGAAAGGTAACAACAAAGAAGGGTCACATTTATCTCCCATGTCCACTGTTCTAAGCGATACTTCTTTggcttggctgcacattagaatcaccagagaagctttaaaaaaatccctgtgCCTGGAACACAGCCCAGGCCACCAAGTACCATCAGGGCACGCAGTGATGGGTTCcgggcatcagtattttttaaggtACCCAGGTGATTACAATATGCCACCAAAGCTGAGAACTGCTGTAATAAACAGGCTAGAGTGCATCGACCTAATGTCCACTTTACCTGAGTGATCTCGTTGATCACCACGTGAGTGCACCGGGCCTCATATTCTGGCCGGGGTTGCTCCTCCTGCTGTAACTCAACAGTGTCCCATTCGTACTCCAGTTCTGCCTGGCGCCGCTTCCAAAACTCCAGAAACAAGGTTACTAGCAGAGAGAGAACCGGAGCATGGGGACCGTCAACAAAGCTGTCCTGAATTATTAATCATTGTAATTACTCATAACACTTTTGTACACGGTCAATAAAATCTAATCTAGTAGGTGATACTatgatttagaagagaaaaacaagttacttttttttttttttttttaaagatgatgttGATAATTTACTCAGCTTGTGAAAACAGACTATAGCCACCGGAAAGGTAACAACAACATGATGGTCAGAAGGCATGTGAGTGTGTCTAATGCTAGAACATCTGCTACCAGCATGTTGTTGCcaagtaaaaaaca from Panthera uncia isolate 11264 unplaced genomic scaffold, Puncia_PCG_1.0 HiC_scaffold_119, whole genome shotgun sequence encodes the following:
- the LOC125916804 gene encoding anoctamin-6 gives rise to the protein MGVWVTLFLEFWKRRQAELEYEWDTVELQQEEQPRPEYEARCTHVVINEITQEEERVPFTTWGKCIRITLCASAVLFWILLIIASVIGIIVYRLSVFIVFSAKLPKNFNGTDPIQKYLTPQTATSITASLISFIIIMILNTIYEKVAIMITNFELPRTQTDYENSLTMKMFLFQFVNYYSSCFYIAFFKGKFVGYPGDPVYWLGKYRNEECDPGGCLLELTTQLTIIMGGKAIWNNIQEVLLP